The nucleotide sequence ACCAACCCACTGAGCTCCAGGACAGAACAAAAGGGCGGATTCGCTCTCTGCTTGAGCTAGGACGTCCATCTTCCTCTGGCCTGGACGTCAGAGCTGCTGAATCTCGGGCCTTCACACTCAGATCAGGACTTGCACATCAGCTCCCAATTCTCAGCCTTCAGACTTGAACTGAACCATCCCACTGGGtgtcctgggtctccagcttgcagatggaAGAGTTGGGGCTTCTCAGGTGATCCTGTTTATATAATAAATCTCTTACGTGTCTCTGTATGTCCTATTGGTTCTgtctctctggagaaccctgactattACAGAACTGTTGGAATCTTATGGCCACATGCTGGCTGTTTTCATAAAAACAGGGTCTGAGAGAGTCACCGTCCCTCTTCAGTCACACTTGGGGTCTTCCCTCTGCTCAATGAGTATGACATTGTGGAGATGTCTTTTAACCCCGTGACACTCTGGAAGCTGCCATCTCTGCAGGTGGAGGTGATAGCTCATGGGGGAGGGAGCCCAATATCTAGTTCAGATGGTAGGAGGGTAAGCTAGTGCTAAATCAACCACAGTCCAGGAGTGTCCACGCCATGCATTCAGAGTTCCCAATCTAGTGTAATGTTGATGGGCTTTACTTTATTGTTTGGAATTCTGAAGACGGAGGCTAGGCCTTGTCCACAAGGAACTTTAATACAAGGTGCACTTAGATGTGGATTATACAAAGAAAGGGAAGATCTAGTCATTCCCAGAGCATGTATTGAGGATCTACAATGTGCCTGACCCTGCTCTGGAAAGGTTCCTGGAGGAGAAGGCATTTGATAAGGACCTTAAACAAGGGAGGGGTTCATCAGGCCTGTCAGGAACAGGTATAAGTCAAGATATAAAGATACAGGGGAACTCAATGAAGCAAaggtattatttaatatataaaatttgaaacaTCTGATTTGACCAGAAGTAGAGtaatttctctaaaatcaatattctGGTTAACATCTGGAAGCATTTGGTGgaaattttttttagtttaaatcaGTTGTGTTTTCACCCCAACCAGTTCTAATAGATTTATCAGTCCAGTTCTGCTCACCTGAATGTTAATTTTGTGTGTGATTCAGATTTCAGATACAAAGCATTTACAAATACTCAACACGCACAAATATCCATTTGATTGAGCCACTTAATAAATCTGTGAATTAAAGGAAGGACTAGCCCAGCCggcctgctcagggcacatgcctggattacagGCTTGTTCCCccatgggggcatgcaggaggcagccaatcaatgattctctctcatcattgatgtttctatctatctctccctttgtcttcctctctgaaatcaataaaaaaaaaatttttagaagaatccataggcagcaaaatatcagacatatgtcatagcaatatctttaccgatacagttcctagcacaatggaaactaaggagaaaataaacaaatgggactacatcaaaataaaaagcttctgcacagcaaaagaaaccatcaacaaaacaagagagcccattgcatgggagaacatatttgtcaatgttatctccaataaggctttaatctccaaaatttacagggaactcatacaatttaacaaaaggaagataaataatacaataaaaaatgggcaaaggacctaaatagacactttttgaaagtggacatacacaaggccaagagacatatgaaaacatgctcaaagtcactgatcatccaagagatgcaaatcaaaacaaaaatgaggtaccatctcacacctgtcagaatggctatcatcaacaaatcaatgaaggacaagtgttggtgagggtgcagagaaaaaggaacactcatgcactgctggtgggaatgccgactggtgcagccactgtggagaacagtatggagtttcctcaaaaaaataaaaatggaactcccatttgaaccagtaatcccacttctaagtatactagtatatcctaagaaaacagaaacactaatctgaaaggatatatgcacccctatgttcatagcaccacaatttacaatagctaagatttggaaacagcctaggtgcccatcagcagatgagtggattaaaaaactttggcacatctacacaatggaatactacacagctgtaaaaaaagaaagaactcttaccatagCAATAGCATGtttggacctggagagcattatgctaagaaaaataagccagtcagagaaagataaatatcacatgatcttactcatttgtggaatataatgaacaacataaactgatgaacaaaagtagatccagagacatggaagcaacgaacaaaccatcaaacctcagaaggaaggcagggggagatttggagggggtaggggtgggggtaagagatcaaccaaaggactgtcatgcatgcatataagcataatcagtggacacagacagtacaggggagagggcatgtgctgggagtggaagtggccggggagaggtcaatggggaaaaaggagaaatatgtaatactttaaacaataaaaaaattaataaaataaaaaaaggactaAAGCAACAGTCTATATTGACAACCTGTTAGAAGAGAGACGCCTGCCCTATCTACAATTCATAAAATCCTTGACATCAGAGACTAGTCAATCGAAATGAATCGGTTCTCCTTCCCCCAAATCAAAGACACACGTacgagggggaaaaaaatcaaacagggAACTTTCATCTTTGTCAGGTTTCAGTGAACTGACTGCAACTAAAATAATTATCAAACCACAAGTAAAACTAAATGAAACTATAATGTTAAACTGGACCAAGACACTTTAGAGAAATCTTCAAAAGCTGTTAACCCATCTTACCTGACATGAATCTCTGTAATTCTTATcgggtgtttttaaaaacattttttttttataaattgattttttaaaatataaattgggaAATACCAGCAAATGGACCATTTGCAGAACTAGTCTTGgcaaattgattttcagagaagtgGCTTTCAGAGAATTACGTTTCCCTGCAGTGCCCTAAAGCCGAGTTGGCTgctcagaggcttcttacacaCTTTCTAGTCCTCCTCTTGTCCTAGACAGGGGGGTAGGGCTGCTGTGTGGACCACGTGAGGGAGTGGAACCCGGCTCAACCCTCACAGTATTCAAGGAAGTTTGGAGTCAACGCTGAAACCTGTTCTGTATATCTCCTGCAGAATCAGGTGTGACAAGAGTCACTAAAACTCAGGATATTCTGCCCTGTGGGTCCCCAGCAaccccctccacccaacacctcccccagggccacttcctccaggggcagggccactAGGTGATGGAGGGGCACTGGAGGGAACAGCCCTCAGAGCCCTCATTCCATTCCAGGTTCTTATCTCATTCAGGACCTCAAGTGAGTCACTTCCTCTCCCAAACCCTCAGATGCTCTTCCTGTCCTCCTGGGCCATCAATAAAGAGAAGTGTCTGCAGCTTTCTTCTTGCCTTGAGGCCCCCTCAAGCCCTTTTCAGGAAGAGCTCATCAGTGAGAAGTGTCAAACATCCAGTCTCTAATACCAACCAAGTCCCCTACATCCTGGACTGCCTGCCGGCGGCTtcattcctctccttccctctgtaaGTTCTCATCTCCCAGGTACTGTATGCATTATTTTTAGTGTAACATATTTTAGACATACAACTATATGGAGAATAAAATAGCGAGCTTCCATGTAGCAGTCAGGCAGCCTAAGAAACAAAACCTGAAGGCATCAATTGAGGGcccctgtcctccctctcccaggaaACATCAGTCCTGAACTTGGAGTTCCCTGTTCTCATGTATGAGCTACATATTTCttcaaagtcagaaaaaaaaaaaaagcttttttttttttttttttagaaaagaaaatccattttACACTCCACAGACTTGAGCAGTTACTTGTTCTCAGATATTTGGACCTCATGGGCCAGTAAAATGTCTAAATTTATTTTGGGCACTTGTAGGACTCTCAGAATAAGAGCATGAAAAAGAACCCCACAAAACTACCATCTGCTATTACAGTAGCTTTATGAAGGAAAGGACATTTAACATGGAAAATATAGAAAGAGCATAGCCTcggattttaaaaactgaatacaTTTAGGTTagccaaattttttttctctctcattttcacATGGAGCCTGAAAAACTTCATCTTAGATGTGCTTGGCATTTAGAATCACTAATTCAGAAACTCACTGTGACCTATGTCCCTCAGAGGTTGGGGACTTTCTGGAGGGAACCACCCACCCCTCCTCTGATCACCACAGCAGGCCTGGGTCTGCCTCTACACCGTTTCCTTCTCTCTCAGTCTTTGTCTACAAGTCTTTATCTCCAGATAAGATCCCacaccttcctcccaccctcagaGCCCTTAGGGACCTCTGaattccttcccttcttccttcacaGTTCCCCAGCCCACAGTCCTCAAGCCCAGGACCTTCCCTCACTGTGTCCAACCACAGGCAGAACTCTGGGAGGCACTTGGCCAAATCTGAGGACAGGGAGACCGGAGTGACCCACTGGAAATGTCAAAtgggggagaataaaaatgtcGGTGATGTGGCAGCCCTACCTTGATAACTGGTtccgctcccacccccaccacaggtGTTCAAATGACGGGGTGGGTGGTACAGGGCCTGGCGCCAGTGTTTTGCAATAACCCCCAAGGAaagctggctctgcctctccccaccctgagCTGGAACCACCGACACCAGGACAAGATAAAGTCAGTACCACAGACAGTTTGGACTAAAATTTTATTCAAGAACTAAAGAAAAACTCATTTCATGAAGTGGGAACCAGAAGCCCATCATTAAATGGCACCCACAGCTGGTTGCAGACAATGCTGACTGCTCCCTTTAACACCCTGGACCTCATGTGCAAGATGAGCTCAGATTAGACTGGCTCTGAGAACCAGGACAAGGGAGCCTCAGAAATTCAGAGCTGTGACAAGCAGCCTCAAATGggtctaattttaaaaaactacacaaTAATACTAGAAACCCAAGTTCAAATGGTGGCTCTCTTGACATCAGGGTGGGCCATGTAGCTGTCATCAGACCCTCATCTCCCATCTCTGTCTTTCTGACTCTTCCCAGCTCCTCTGAGGACTGCACCACAGCCTGGGAGCAACCTCAGAGACCCCAACTCAAGAGGGGCCGTGAAGGAGCAAGAGTGAggtgctgggtcctgggctggggggggggggggcggtgggggaagTAAACATCTCACAGATGGTTGGCTCTCAGCTTGGAAACACCCTAGGCCCTGGCCTCTGGGACCGAGGGCAAGCAGCCCCATCTCAAGTTGCACAATTCCTTTGCCCATCACAGCACCTCTGTCCCCACTTCCCCACTCTCCTGCCTTCATTCCAGTGAGGCCACCTCCACCTTTGTGGTTTTCAAATCTACACAACCCTGCATCTCAAatacaggacacacacacacactttttaaaaaataatttgaatctaAACAACAGTTGGCTGTATTCAAAGCATGGTCAACTTTACTGTTTGTGCTGGAAGCAGTGTCCCAGTTCTGGGGTCCATGCTCTGACCTTAACCCAGAAGCTCAGGCAAAGAACCATGCCTCTTCCACCCCTCACCACACCCAGACCACGAAGAGAGGAACAGGCAGACATCTGGCCTGTTTGGGTTGGTTCTCTGACTGGGAACCAGTGAAAGGGGTAGAGGCTCAAAAGAATCCCACGTGCCACCCTTTGGGACCCTTCAAACATTCAAGCACCAGTGCACCACCCTTGGAGCTCACATTCCTTTTATTTGGATCACCACTTGGCTTTGGGgttcctcacaacagccctgtgaggtagggAACACCCCTATTCACAGGAGAAGCCCTAAGCGCCCTAGGCACAGAGGGTATCCCAACAGCGCAGAacccaggcccagagaggcaagGTGTCCCACCACCCAGACTCCCTCTGTGTCCCCAGGGCACAAGCAGGGGCCGCAGAACCAGAGTCAAGCAGAGGAGACACTGGATGGGGCCTCACTTCTGGCTGAGCATTCGTGAGAACTCCTCATAGTTCACCCGGCCATCCTTGTCCACGTCCGCCTCCCGGATCAtggcctccagctcctcctgggaGAGCTTCTGCCCCACCTGGGCCATGGCCTGCTTGAGCTCGTCCATGGTGATGTGGCCATCGCCGTCCAGGTCGAAGGCTCGGAAGACCATCTTCATGTCCTGCTCGCCGCCCCAGGACTTCATCCTCTTCACCATCTCGTTCAGGAACTCCTGGAAGCTGATGGCACCATCACCATCAGTGTCCACCCGGGCGATGAGCTCCTTCAGCTCGGCCTCCGACGGGTTCTGGCCCAGGGACTTCATGACGGCGCCCAGCTCCTCCACATTGATTTTGCCATCCCCATCCTTGTCGAACCTGGTGAAGGCTGACTTGAACTCAGCCACCTGCTCTTTAGACAGTTCCTCCGCCATGTCGCTTGCTGCCAACCAATTCAATGGGCTCCCGTCAGAACTGGGCACCAGTGGCTGGGACGAGCTGTGTCTGTGTGAGAGCAGAGCTCAGGCGGCAGCCTTGCCATGGGGTGGGAACCCCTCCTTTTCTGCTGTCGGAGCAAAGGGAGGAGGcaggctccccacccaccccacatcCTCAGGCAAAATCCTCCTCCCAGGAGGGACAGACCAGCTACAGACAAGAAATGCAGGAATTGGAGTGGCAGGGCCCGccctggagaggctgggggagctACCTGAGGCTATGGGCCTGCCAGCTTCTCCTGACCCAGAAGCTTTTTGTCAGGCGACTCTCACAGAGCCCCCCACCAAGCTGAGGGGTCAGGACGGCCTTCCCAGTTTATAGAGCCTGAGGCGGTCAAGGGGAAGGGAGCCTCATCAGTAGGTACAGCTGCCTGGAGGAGTGGATCCCTGTGGCCAGGGTTCCTGTTGCCCTCTCTCAGGGCTGCTGTCCCGCTCTTGTCCCACAGGGCAAGACCTGTGGGGGCAGGTGGAGCTAGGATTGAGTGGAATTTTACTAGGGTGGAACCATGGTATCCTCAAATGCCCAGTCCAGGGCTGTCAACAATCTATAGATGGAGGAGGTGGCCAGCTGCCTGTAGCCTTGAGAAAGCGAGGAGCCAGGTGGCATTCGGAACCTGGCATGCAGGTGGTGCTGAGAATCGTTTATTAAAGGAATGTTCCAAGTGTGACTTCAGAGGTGAGGAAAGGCTTCCTGTCCCTGCagaatctttctctgacttgatTCATTCTATCATTAAGTCCAAGGAAAAATTGGGTGCTTGTTTACATTCACAGGGGAATCTTGCCTGAGAGCGATGGGGAGACCAGACAGCAGTGGGTGGCCGAGTAGGCCAGCCCCTGCAGATGCTCAGGGGTAGAAGAACATACAAGGGATGGCTGAAACTGCAAACGTGGCCAAGCTTGCAGGTTTACTAAGAGTCAGCCCTAAGCTCAGAACCCCAGTCTGGGAACCTCCCCAGCCCACAGTCTGGTCTGTTCTTTGGAAGGAAATCCCACCGCTCTGAGTAGCAGAGTTTAGACCAAGAGCTCGGCCCTTGGGGATCGTCCCCAAGTCCTTAGGTAGTGAGACCCGAGGCTATGAAGGGACATTTGCCTTGGAGTCCAGTGACTTTCTCAAGCAAAACTACTCTTGATCCCTATAAATTCCCGtgagcctccccacccctgcctgtgtGTAAGGAATAAACTGCTTCACTCTCCAACTGAGACATGTGATCAATTCCATCTCTCTCTGGTTCAGCCCATCAAACACACTGAGGATTCTCTCCTTCCCTGTAGAGCAGCCAGCCAAGTGCCTTCCACTGcacacccaccccagcccacacCAAGTCCAGGGGACCCAGATGGAGAGAGACACCAGGGAAATGTTCCAGTTACATAGCTCCTTTTATAAAGACATCTAGAAGAAGCGTTGCTATTTCATTTGTGCTGAAGTAGTACTGATGCCTTAATACTTATTGAGCAACTAATTTCTCATTGAAACTGACAATCAGTATCGGTTGGAGCGTGTGGGTCCACCTAAGACACCAGTACAGGGAAGCTCCTGTTCCGCAGGCAACAAGGGAAGGGTGGAGCTCCTGCTAACTGGAGCAGCCCagctcctttatttatttttttaagactatTTGAAGATACacatctatattttaaatttccttttctttcatcttatTAGCAGGACtattgattattattttcttgttttgccTTGGTATTAAATAACACATGGTAAGGCAAGAGAAAGACTTAGGTTCTTGGTTCAAGCTCCATATCTGATTTGGGAACTTAACTTGGGTCTCCTTGGGTatcttcacctataaaataggATAATACGTCTACCATATCTGATCAGGGCACTTAGGATCAAAGGTCAAAGTACTTTGATCATCAGAAGGTGTTATTATTCTGCGACAAATCTCATGTGTAGTCACAAGCTGGCTCGTGTTTGATGTAAACCAACACTCCAGAAAATACCCACTTAAGAGGGACTTCACTCTCAATTTTGTTATTATACCTTTCTTGATTGAACAGATATATTAAACTTGTCTGCCTGGAGTATCAAACAGCCAACGGCTCTGAACACTGGTCAGCTTTTGGAAGTCAGCCCTAACAGATGCAGAGGCTTCTGTTTAGAAAAATCAGCTAGCtccggccgatgtggctcagtggttgagcattgacctatgagtcaggaggtcacagttggattcccagtcagtacacatgcctgggttgcggggtccatccccagtgtgggttgtgcaggaggcagccgatcaatgattctctctctatcattggtatttctctctctctctctctccctcctctctgaaatcaataaaaacatatttttttaaaaagaagagaaagatcaTATAGCAAAGAGGACAATGACCATTATTCATGTTACACTCATTCTCTCCACGTAGAGATGGAGGCTTCAGGAGGTAAAGTGCTATGCCCAAGGCCACCCAGAATTTGGAGAGAGAGCCAGACTTCTGGCTGAGTATGTCTTCATCCTCAGCCCGTCATTTTGGGGCCTACTTCCTCTCTAAGGCAGTGTCTTCTCTTTTCAGAGAAGGAATCAACACTGAAATCATTTATTCACCCCTTTCCACCTGCTCAGCCTCTTGACTGACCAACAGCACAGGGCATCTGACAGCTGAACTTGAGGCTGGGAAAAGGGGCATTCACTGCCAACCCCAATTAAACTTGATGGAGCCCCTTTCTTCTGCTGCTGGTTTAATTCACAGTGGCCTGGGTATAGAGCCCAGCTCtttggagggagtgggagagaaatgCCTCATATTGATGGCACCTTCACAGCCCAAGTGCATCCACAGGCCTGCAAGGCTCCCTGCATGTGATGGGAGTGAGGGTGTACCTGGCACAGGAGCCCGAGGCTGGGGAGACTGCCATTTGCTTGGCCccacagatgagcccctggggccATGTAAGAAACACGAACCGTGCCAAGGGGCACAGAATAACCACACTTGATGGGAGTCAGTTTTGCTAAAAGAGTACCTGAAACCAATGAAGATGTGGTTTGTCAGAGAGGGGAGAAGTGGTCAGGTTTGTTAGAGAAAGCTTTGAGTCTTTTCAGTGTCCCTGTTGGAGGTCAAGTCTCATGCCCAGGACTcattccctctcctgccccctctcagtgtATCTCCTTGCTGCCAAGAAAACCCCGACTCTTCCTAGTGGGAACAGCCATGGTCCTAGAGGAGAAATAGGTCACCTTCATTGAGGAGAATTGAAACCTCTGAGGATGTTACAGGAAGGAGGAAGCCCTGGGGCAAGGGGTGTTGTCACTGTCAGGACTGCCTGGTCCAGTGGACAcatgctcgtgtgtgtgtgtgtgtgtgtgtgtgtgtgtgtgtgtgtgtgtgtgttgggagggggtGTAGGGGGTGATTGTCCTTTTGTTCAGATGTTTAGAACCAATGCTGAAGCCTGCTCCAGCTTTCACAGGAGCCTGACCCCAGGAACAAAACACTCCAGCACTCCCATTACTGTTTGGCTTTGTGGACAAACTACTTGTGAGAAACCAGTAAGACAGGTCTTGGAGACTCCTCTGGCTCCCCTGACTTGCTGAAACCTGCTTGTCCCTCACCCCTGAGCCAGTCTCTGGTGTTGACACCGCCCTGACCTTGCCAAGGGAGATCCCACCTCTGGAAACAAGGAAGGAGCCTATGTGGGAATTATTTTGTGCCCACATGAGGCCACCCTCTGTCATGCCTTTCTTAAGGAGTGAGCAGTAGATGGTGGTCTTCGAGCCCCCATTGTGCCTGTTCCCCTAAACCTAACTCACACTCCCCACAGAGGCAATACAGTGTTTGGCTTTGGGACTGGGCGGCTGTGGGGCATGTTATGTTCCTGGCTTCCTGTGTCACAGGCTATGTAGCCTGGGGCAGGTGACTTCACCTCCCCAGCATCAGCCGCCTGCATTCTAAAGGAGATAATACTAGTACCTGCTTTATAAGGTGTTAAGTAGGTTAACTGAGCTTCAGGGAAAGCATTAGCCCAGTGTCCAGCATCAGGTAAATACTCAGTAAATAGGACCATTACTATCACTCATTTATCCATTTGCCCAAGTCTTGTTTCCTCCAAGAGTCTTCCCCCTGGCCACAGGCCCAGCATTCTTGAAGCAGACCCAGATGGCTACCAAGTTCTCAGAAAGTCTACAGCCGACTTAAGCACCCGATCTCACTGATGCCGGGGACAGAGTCTGTCCTGCCCACCGAGTCATTCCTGTGCCTGTCTCCGAGCAGGAGCTCCTGGCTGTGGAGTGAATTCGCAGATGAACTTCATTCTGCAGGAAAGATCACATCTTGAGGACTCAGAAGTTGGAGACCACCTTTCCATTTGAGATCCCTATGCAATCACAGGTGTGGTTCTTGGGCTCCCAGGGGGTCACCTGGGAAAGCACAGAAGCCTGACTCTCATGGAGATTGTGTTCAAAGAGACACATCACGTGTCTGTGTTCTGGGGATCATGTGTTTGACTGCTCTGCCCTCAGAATGGGTTGCTGGCGCGGGCTGCTGTGTATTCAGTGCCCACAATTTGCCCAGACT is from Eptesicus fuscus isolate TK198812 chromosome 2, DD_ASM_mEF_20220401, whole genome shotgun sequence and encodes:
- the CALML5 gene encoding calmodulin-like protein 5, with the translated sequence MAEELSKEQVAEFKSAFTRFDKDGDGKINVEELGAVMKSLGQNPSEAELKELIARVDTDGDGAISFQEFLNEMVKRMKSWGGEQDMKMVFRAFDLDGDGHITMDELKQAMAQVGQKLSQEELEAMIREADVDKDGRVNYEEFSRMLSQK